The stretch of DNA GGCGGCGCCGCGAGAACGGCCGAAGCGCCCGCGAGCGCGGCGAGCGCGCCCCAAACGGCGACGAGCCGGCCCGTCACGCGGGGAAGACCATGCCGGCGTAGGCGACGACCTCGCGGTCGTCGCCGGTCACGGCGCCCGAATGCGTGTAGACCACCAACTTCCCCGAAGCGGCGCCGAGCCGCCGGAACGCGGCCAGCGCCGCCGTCGCCGGCGCCGCGCCGCACATCGAAATGTCCCGTTCCTCGACCACCCGGTGCAGCCCCTCGGCGTCGAGCGCCGCGGCGCGGTCGAGCGCCAGCTTGTCCTGGCGCTCGCAGAAGGCGGCCGGCCTGTAGTGGGTCATGTCCGAGGAGATCACCACGAGCGGCTTGTCCTCTTCCTTCGCGATCACGGCCGCGAGCGCCTCCCCCAGGCGCAGGAGCGCCTCGAGCCGGTTCGTGCCGACGACGATCGGCGCCAGCGCGACGTCCGGCCGCAGCGTCTGGAGGAACGGCGCCTGGACCTCGAGGCAGTGCTCGGCGCGGTGGGCCGCGCCGTCGAAGACGACGTCGGGGTCTGCCGCGACGATCTTCTCCAAAAGGTCGTGGGCGATCGCGACCTTGCCGAGCGGCGTCAGCCACTCGTCCTCGGGCGCCGCGGCGAGCGCCGCGCC from bacterium encodes:
- the amrB gene encoding AmmeMemoRadiSam system protein B → MGTVRMPAVAGAFYPGRREGLAAALAELIPAARPARPAHGVLVPHAGYVYSGAAAGRTFAEAAIPARVVLLGPNHTGRGAALAAAPEDEWLTPLGKVAIAHDLLEKIVAADPDVVFDGAAHRAEHCLEVQAPFLQTLRPDVALAPIVVGTNRLEALLRLGEALAAVIAKEEDKPLVVISSDMTHYRPAAFCERQDKLALDRAAALDAEGLHRVVEERDISMCGAAPATAALAAFRRLGAASGKLVVYTHSGAVTGDDREVVAYAGMVFPA